ACTCTTCATTGACATTTGTATATTTCAGGTTGATTTGATATTAGGAAGTTGGCTGCACTGTGAGCTACCAACAGGTGGAGCACTGAACATTACAAGTCTGTCATCCTATCTCAATCCAACCACAGATGCACCAAACTTCCTACTTGAGCTCATCCAGAGCAGCCCAACATCCCTAGTCCTCATCCTTGACCTTCCTCCAAGAAAAGACCTAGTTCTCCACCCTGACTACCTCCAAACATTTTATCAAGCCACCCAATTGGACACACCCAGGCAAAAGCTTGAGAAACTTGCTGAGGTCAAACCCTACTTCTCTTCATCGCTATACATCCGAAGCGTAGTGTCTCCAACCGCAATTTTGGTTCGGATCGAAGCAGGGAGTGGCGGGGAGGGGAAAGGCTTGGAGGACATTATAGAAAATGATTTGAGTCCCATTGCAAAGGAGGTGCTGGGAATCTGGTTGGATCAATGTGCTTGTGGGGAGAGAGAAGTGGGAGAGGATGAGAGGGAATATTTGAAGAGGAGGGATGATTTGATCAAGAGGAAGACTATTGAGATTGATCTGGGGTCTAATTTTCCAAGATTATTTGGGGCTGATGCTGCAGATAGAGTATTGGGTGCCATTAGAGAAGTTTATAAGGTATGATTAGTGATGGAATGTGTGCTAATTTGATCACTGTAAAAgatgataaataaaataattgtacaAAATTTGTATAAATTTAAGCTTCAAAATTTCAGATCACATTATTTGATCACTGTAACTAGTAATTCAAAACTAATACTGTTTGGAGAGACATTATTAGTTGTCCATGTAacaattttttaatgtaaaattaaTATGACTCCAAGCGGGCCAAAGTATAGGACAACCGAGTGTTATATCGTATAAATAAAGTTAAATCGACAGGTAGACCGATAGATGAGTCTGTATATGGGAGCGCTCACTGCACCAGTGGCTTGCCATTCCCATTTTTCGTTGATTCATTTGTTTCGTTAGTTCGTTctcttggtggtggtggtggccttGCGATGGAGGCACATCTAATGGCAGCTGGTTCATTCCAATCTTaggaatttttttgttgttgtttagcTGATCACTTTTGAGCCTACTtactgtattttctttttattgttggGCTTGTATGTAAGTAGTGGGCTGCCATTTGAACTCTCTTTTTCCTTGTACttgcttttttatttaatgaaagtaaattagtttgacaaaaaaaaaaagagtgaagtATCAATTTTAAAAACCAAGGATCAAAATATCAATTACCATAAACTAGAGAAGTGCAAAGTACAATTaacttacactatgtttggatgagagaaataaatttggaatttgggtaaaagtcataatttataaattgacatgtacCAATTCCTTTGtctggattcataaacataaaaatttaaaatttctgcgtggaaaaaaaacttggaatttgggacctccaattcccaagtttaaattccatgtaaataagtgtcattTCCTAATTTccatgattgagagtttaaaaataaaaaattccgtattcaatttcattaacaagaaaattcacaaattctagaaaataaaatatcttcATTTCAATTAccttcattttaaaattccttagtaatcttaaatttttttcatcaaaatatAATGTTAATTCTTCAAAATGATCATAAATTCATAACTCATAAATTTTGTATCCATCTCAAAAGTGATAAATTGATATGCGGTCCAAAAGCTCTTAGCTAGAGATTGATATCTCGAGCTTATCAGGGACCGTCCAGCTGGAGTGGGCCCACATTCagggctcgtgcaaaaatatatgatgagcctaatttgcctttcaatccaaaAACTAGTAGTATCTATAGATGAGTACATgaggcgctatagaatgatacgttctcgtgccacaaacaagtacctacaacaagatcttgttgcacatctttgggcccaaagaagcatggagtaggcatttacgttttatgtttttaaatgttttttaaatgttgtttaagtttcatgttgtataatttttatgttggttaatgttatttaatgttgtttcatattgtttaatgttgtttcatgttacttaatttaatttaatgttgtataatggcttaggaagttacaggaaaaaaatagaattttaaaaaatatgaaacaaattttgtgaaatagaagttataggaaaaaaatggaatttaaaaaaaaaatatgaaataaatttagttaaatagaagttataggaaaaaaaaggaatatgaaacaaattttgtgaaatagaagttataggaaacaaaatggaatttaaaaaaaatatgaaccaaattttgtaaaatataagctatagaaaaaaagttataggaagttatagaaaaaaaaaggtttaaattcataaaaaaaaaaaaaaaaattgaatacaacgGCTAGTGACTGGCTAGCTGTTGGAATTCATATTAGAATTCAAATTAGTGTTGATTTTAATCGACACTGTTCAAACTGATATTACACTAACAttgctattagtgtcggttataaccgacactaatgatatagtatatattatttctgtcggatataacTGACAGAAATAACaaagcattaaaaaaaataaccaaccagccctctccgattccgtggggccctcccagattccagagccctctggcctagccctcggttggagacgattttcgggctatttttggccctctggccctctagaCTATtaggttggagatgaccttaatgCCCTCCGATGAGACTTGTCGGAGACCACTAGATTATGTCCAATCTGCTGCGGTCGGCACCCAACATATAATGTATGGaactgtttttttattttaaaaaacttaAGTCAATTAAACTTTATAATGGGCTAGTCGTAATAGTtttgttcaaatttgtttttagcAAAAGTTAAATTTAGTAATTTgcgcttacaagtgaagagaaacaTTATTAGATCATAATGCTAAGTGGcatataaatttttaaatttttaaatactGCTAAACCTACCTCATCATATTATTTTCactcatttattaaaaaaatattgttaatGACATATTTAGCTTGAAAGAAAAAGACTTTTAActcttatttataaatttattcaCTATAGCAACTTTTCTCTTGCCTCGGCCACcttgtctctctctccctcttcggCTGTTTTGCTCTCTTCCTCCCtctcccctttctctctcttcctcccttTTCCtctctaattgagttaaagtttacgttttgactaaaaaaattgggttaaagttgaggaattattGCTAACGTTTCTTCAAAGAATTTagatatatataaaagaagttACTTTAGGAATAACAGTGGTTGGAGAAATAACattctaattgagttaaagtttacgttttgactaaaaaaatttgggttaaagttgagtaACTATTGCTAACATTTCTTCAAAGAATTTAGATATATATAAGAAGCTACTTTAAGAATAACAGTGGTTGGAGAAATagcattttagttttttaactttttatggtaagtgataggatttttaccaacTGCGCAaaagggtttaaaacacctaaaatacttgcaagagaaacaAGATTGTCGTAGTATAGTTGACTCAagtaaggtcgttctccacaagGATTAATTTAAATAGATTAACGCCAAGTCAATTCTCAACTAATTATTTAGAACAAAATTTTGGAAAAGGGTGATTTTATGACctcaattaagaaaaacgaatttaattaaaagatTACTTAAAACTGCAATTttaaagaaggagaaagaaacaatttttagaatttaAAGTGAGAAGATACTAGGGTTCCGCCATCACCCTAACAATCCTATGTAACTCTTCTAATTACTTATGAACcatacatgcatattttgaaggtttggttttcctaaagtatatcctacttggaacctccaacatataacatatatctaacatgcaacccgtatGTGGTGTCCAGATCGaatatgaacatgcaagactcattaagttttatgaaaaccttttgaaaaatcaTATAACCCTTAAAacgtgtcgtccatcctaagaGATTACACATATTAATCACAATAAGCCTtggtcaattttagggacagcCCTCCGTCAAAactgcatcaaattacttttctaaatatcctaattgtcgcgaatcactaagacaaatagatagtttaaatcggtgattaacaattcaaaacttgcatacatgaattcataagcaaattaagaagaaactacatattcttgctaaggatcATGGCCTCACCCTATTAAGGGTACAAATGTAATACAGTTAGTAATATAGTTAGgtagttagtatttggttaaagtaGTTAGGATTTCTTTATAAATAGTATGTGTAATCTTCATTTCAGTAACTCAATACAAAAcctatttctctctaaactctTTCTCTAAAATCTCTCTTGCTTCTCTCTGtctttttcctcttcctctgtACCAATCCTTTATCtttgcaatgtagttaatatggtatcagagccaccaagGCTCACGCCATGGATCTTGGTGGTCGATTCTTCTTCTATCTTTGTTCAttactttctttggttttcgtGCATTTGATCGTTTATGCTTCCGtattcatagttttttttttttacttttgggtCTCTGGATTTttcctctcttcttccttcaccTTCAGAATACTTTCTTCATCTTGATGGCGACGACGAGAAGCACAGCCGCCCGATCATCAGCAGTGAGCAACTCGATCCTGGCACCGGCCTCACACTGCTCGACGATCTTGGAGTGTTCCTCAGAATTTAGGTCTCCAACACCGAGAAACCGCTCGTCTTCTACGATAATCTTGCTAAGAAAGTCGGCAAGTAAGTACCTTAAGTCATGTTCACAAGGTGTTCGAAGAAAAGTCTGAGAGAAAAAGTGTGGTACTCGAATCTGTTTCTTGACGGACCGATTTCGATTCACGGTGTTCTTGGCCCGTAGCTTTGGATCTGAGCGATGTTAATCAGGGTTGGGCTACAAAGGTGTTCGACGGATTGTTCGTGAGTTGCGTTCAAAGATTTGATTCGTATCAGGTGATATTGTTCATATATCTCATACGCTTGGGTTGTGCACAATATATTCCGATAAGCTTTTTCTGGATCTGGTATTCCTGATTTGAGGTGGTATATGCTACATTCTTGGATCTGCAGATTTTGGATTATGGTTTCTTCTTGGTGTTGTTTGCATATCAGCTCTCTGTGCTTCTCTGGTGTTATTTGATCCATGTTCTGTTTTCTGTTCCACTACTTTGATGATCTGGTGGAGCTGCCAATTCCCTGCAAAAGTGTatgtttctttgattttgtgAAGTAGTCGATTGATTTCTTTGAGGCACGAAGCCATTATTCCTTGTTTgtggcacgaagccatttcaaGTTTGTTTCTTTAGGCACAAAGCCATTACTGTTTGTTTGCGGCATGAAGCCAGTTACTGTTTGTTTGCGGCACGAAGCCATGTTTTCTGTATAGATTAGTTGATTGAAGTTTGCGACACGAAGCCATGTTTTTTGTATAGATTAGTTGATTGAAGTTTGTGGGCACGAAGCCATGT
Above is a window of Malus sylvestris chromosome 15, drMalSylv7.2, whole genome shotgun sequence DNA encoding:
- the LOC126603646 gene encoding red chlorophyll catabolite reductase, chloroplastic — its product is MAVIFPHVLHSSAFPRPPPLPPSSSPLLSPSCIRASSASASSPMDPHSQGSKTKFIDFPYVSAPHKNLMVDLVSTLETRLGSQLLPCTLPPDVQYYQNESGTNHASLHIRSGLSSSPVDLILGSWLHCELPTGGALNITSLSSYLNPTTDAPNFLLELIQSSPTSLVLILDLPPRKDLVLHPDYLQTFYQATQLDTPRQKLEKLAEVKPYFSSSLYIRSVVSPTAILVRIEAGSGGEGKGLEDIIENDLSPIAKEVLGIWLDQCACGEREVGEDEREYLKRRDDLIKRKTIEIDLGSNFPRLFGADAADRVLGAIREVYKV